The Pyrus communis chromosome 5, drPyrComm1.1, whole genome shotgun sequence region CTAGAGTATAACATACTGAAAATGTAGATAAGTCCTCTAGAAGTAGAGCTCTTATCTTGATAAGAGATCAAGCAAAAGCTCATCCACCAAGTACTCTGACAAGGCAGTCTCTATTTCCAAAGCCAGCTCCTCTTGTTCAAACTCAAACTTGTTCCACCTCCTTCCTTTGTGCATATCTCTCACGCAAGCTTCCTTGTTGTGCTCTAGTGATCCCCACTCCCCACTCATCCAAGCTTTTGCTTTGCTAACCATTTCCCTATTAAACTCATCATCTTTTTTATTTCGTTGTgcactcatttcttctctaaaaaaatcaaacaatagTTGATCTTCCACTATTTCCAGCTCCCAGCTCTTTAGGTCTGAGCAGCTTGCTTTGCAATGGTTTAACAGCTCCATTGCCCTTTCTGCtgtttcatcatcttcttcaaatTTGGCTCTTTCGTTGAACGACATTGATGTGTCTAAGTTGACAGGATCTATTGTTGCAAGACTCTCAAAGTGCTCGATCTTCTGCATAAACATTTCTTTTGTCCCTGTTAAAATTTGATACAGTGGGTTAGCATCATacttcagaaaagaaaatacaaattgtGCAAGCAATCTGAATTATGAAATGTGATGATGTGATACTGGTACAATTGAGTTTATTAGACTGAactatgaaaattttattattacacGGTGATTTTTGGTAGTTAATTAGGTCCTTAATTAGTCCCCGGAGCATACTAGAAAATCCCGACTGAAGTAATATGAGTGTTTGGCTTAATTTTCTGGTCAGGGCAACCTAGCTTCCATGTCAAGCCAGCTCTAGTGAATAATGAGTAATGATTCAACGCATGTTAtagagagaaagaaggaagaaaacacGTACTCTCCATATTGGCCATGCTTTGACCAAAAGTACTTGAAAATGACGAGTCTTCATCTTCCCCAAACTGAAAGCCAAGCACTGAAATTGGGCTGTGCtgctcatcttcttcatcacaCAGTTGCAGCTCAACCTGCAAATGTTCACATACCAAATCCAATTCAGTACATGATAGAATATAAATGCTTATcaagaaatttgaatttgatagtAGACATTATCGTTTTATACAAGTGATATTGAAAAAGAGAAACTATCAAACACAAAATCTCCAGTGTAAAGATGAACTCCTTTAATTTAGGCACAGAGATTGGAGAATCCTCTATTGATCAAATATGTCACTAGGTAATGTACCTTTGCCAGGTGACAAAAGTGTTGTTACCCAAAAAGTGACTAAATTGCAATATTCAATTGtgttgacaaaaaagaaaaaaaatagtggCAGAAAGTTGTAATGTTATTTTTGAAATGTATATTTGAGTGCTAAATCTAAACAATTAACATAAATTCTTTGGGATCTAAACtctttttttaagttaatgatGATTTGTATTTGTCTGATATGCACTGTGCAACTTCTTGGCAAAAAAATGAGATAGAAACAATTAAATATAATGCTAACAAGAAATATTACATAAAATTAACAGCTGTCACTCATCTGTCTATGAGCAAATTGTGTTTAAAAGAACTTAAGGAACACTGTCTTATGAATGTATGACTCGTATgattaagagtaatgctagatgGACTAAATTTGTAGAGTTTTGTGTCACCACCTCTCTCCTATCCTTCGTTTGCTTTGGGTGCTCCTTCGGTTTTTTaggattaaatttgcaaactaaataatgtgtcactaataagaaataagcacgttaatccatacttaagtaataatcatatcatcaactttcatgtcattttgtttattaaatttaatttaaacatttaatctccttagcattaccgtTAAAGATGATGAGATGAGGAAAATTGTTTACTCTTCCGACTTTACTATAGCATGGGACCCACTAAGTACATAATGTACAGCCAAAGCCTAGGTCAACAAGCATCTAAGGATCCTCAACAGCAGACACACAATACAAATTCAGATCGCGGTGTACTAAAAATTTGCAGTACCTTGGGTCCCAATGCGGCGTAACTTCCTGTCCCTGATGTACCGTCCATCTCCATGGAATCCCTGCCGACACATGGTGAATATTTTTTACCATCCTCCTCACAGTCAGGGTCAGAGTTACCACCCCAAGGCGGTAAAAACTCCGAGGTGAAATCACTGTCAGACCAGCTTGAACCGTTGCTGCTGCTATTACTACAACAAGTAGTACATGTAGTGGTGGAGCCTGTTATGGTGGTGCTTGTGGTACAATGCAGAGGTGAAGAAACAAAGTCCAACGGCGGAGGTGGCGGCAACTTCTCATCGTGGAACGATGTCCACCGTATGATGTCTTTGACTCTCACGGTAATTTGGACTTGACATTGACTACCCTGCTTCCTTGATGACCTTGGTGAgttctgttttgagtcttttgactGCAGCCGCCTCCTTGAAAGGCTTCTAGGTAAAAACAAGGGAGGTTTAACCGTGGTAAATGGGATGTTTTTGACTGCATTCATGAGGGAGTGGAATGCTGAGATTGTGGTGGAGGCTGCTTTTGATCTGCTTCTGAGTAGTTTTCTGGAAATGATATTGGTATTTTCTGAAcgtgaatttagggtttttggggtATTGTTTGGGTTGGTTGGTAATTGTCTTGGAAATGAATTGAAACCACTTGAAGAACATGAGTTAGAATTTTCACAGAGGAAATCTTTGAGGAGCATTCTTGGCCTTAGCTCTACTGGAAAAGGCTTTCTTTGATGTTGATCATGCACATTCATTTTTCGAAGATgaataaatgaagaaaatgagaaaataaTTGTTACTTGACAGCTCAAAAATCACAATACTTCAAGCGTTGAGCTAGTCCTAAAGCCGAAAGACGAAGGCAGCAAGGCGAAAGGAAAATGGACAATGGCGACAATCAATTTAACGTAGCGAAACGAACATAATAAACGACAGAACAgatgaaagaaaaattagaacatGAATGTGCAAGGGGAGAGGAAGTATTGAACAAATGAAAGTGAAGCAAATATATAGGGGAAGTGAAGTGGGAGAGTGAAGAGTGAAAGTGAAAGAGAAGGGGAAGGAGGGGCTTTATATTTAAAAGGTTTGGTGTGGGAAGTGATGAGAAGTacaagagagaaagggagaggtAGCTTCTTACTTCGTTAGGGTGGGGATCTCCAGGTAATAGTTACCTGTTCATTCGTACAAAATGTTTTTTATTGGGGTTAATtaagtaaaagaaaattttgagaagGTGAGTGGATCATGCATTGGAGAACAAAAATTTgggaaaatgataaaaaaatttgaggaaaatgacaaaaaagtgTGGAGGGGTGGATGCTTCTGTTTTGCAGTTAATTTAAGAGAGGAAGGAGACTGACTCTGACTGGGGGAGTGTGGTAGTGTGAGATGTCTTGGTCTTTTGGAGTCAAAAGcatgtttttgggagaaggggGGTTGGGACCTTTTAAATCTCTTTTGGAAAAATTGATAAATCTCTGTACTGAGTAATATGACCACATATTCACATGCAAAATATTCGATTTGTACTACGTACTACAGCCCATTTATCTAAAGGGATCTTTACTTTTGAATAAAAAGGGCACTAGTTGTAGTACTCACTCTACGTCGAATTTCAGCAATTCGAATCATCTGTGTTGTAAGTCTTAATTCGTACATCATTCTTGCAAAACTTCAATTTAATCTTAAACcatttgtctatttaattatcacgataaaatttcattgttttttatagAACAAAGTattctttaatttctttgaactcaattagatgtctcaaatatttctgatttgattaatattttgtaagaatgatctatgaggtccaacttaaaaaataaacagttcagatcattgaaatttgatgtgatatggACATCACGACCAATCtagttttagaaaaaaaatgggaatcttGTCCCTTAAAcacttcctctttctctctctctctctctctctctctctctctctctctctctctctctctctctctctccatatatatatatatatatgtgtgtgtgtgtgagatcaTAGATCCTAGTGCCACTACTCTTAGGTACGTAAATGCTAGAGAGATTTGAA contains the following coding sequences:
- the LOC137735718 gene encoding uncharacterized protein — encoded protein: MNVHDQHQRKPFPVELRPRMLLKDFLCENSNSCSSSGFNSFPRQLPTNPNNTPKTLNSRSENTNIISRKLLRSRSKAASTTISAFHSLMNAVKNIPFTTVKPPLFLPRSLSRRRLQSKDSKQNSPRSSRKQGSQCQVQITVRVKDIIRWTSFHDEKLPPPPPLDFVSSPLHCTTSTTITGSTTTCTTCCSNSSSNGSSWSDSDFTSEFLPPWGGNSDPDCEEDGKKYSPCVGRDSMEMDGTSGTGSYAALGPKVELQLCDEEDEQHSPISVLGFQFGEDEDSSFSSTFGQSMANMERTKEMFMQKIEHFESLATIDPVNLDTSMSFNERAKFEEDDETAERAMELLNHCKASCSDLKSWELEIVEDQLLFDFFREEMSAQRNKKDDEFNREMVSKAKAWMSGEWGSLEHNKEACVRDMHKGRRWNKFEFEQEELALEIETALSEYLVDELLLDLLSR